A window of Mucilaginibacter paludis DSM 18603 contains these coding sequences:
- a CDS encoding zinc-dependent alcohol dehydrogenase: MKAAVFHKPGDIRYDTVEDPRIENEGDVILKVTSTAICGSDLHILSGGVPQTHPMVMGHEFMGIVEEVGSAVTRLKKGDRVVVPFPIACGHCFFCTHGSSPACENSNYKHYGPDGDIADKKGAALFGYTDLYGGYSGGQAEYVRVPYADISPRIVPDNMTDEQVLFLTDIFPTGWSAIDWAQLKGGEVVAIFGSGPVGLMAQKAAWINGASRVIAIDPLNYRLEKAKAVNKVETLNPNEVDVVEAIRSMTGGRGADVCVDAVGFEPERDLLDKAKAMINFEVGSMKVLDMAFKAVRRMGTVSIMGVYGSTYDNFPLHRLFDKGITLKMGQAPVLNYIDHLIDLVKEEKVVLNDIISHTLPLSEVTRGYEIFDKKEDDCVKVVLKPFA, encoded by the coding sequence ATGAAAGCAGCAGTTTTTCACAAACCCGGCGATATCCGTTATGATACCGTTGAAGACCCACGTATTGAGAACGAAGGGGATGTTATTTTAAAAGTTACCTCGACAGCTATTTGCGGATCAGACCTCCATATTCTGAGCGGCGGAGTACCGCAAACCCACCCGATGGTGATGGGACACGAGTTTATGGGCATTGTAGAAGAGGTTGGCTCGGCAGTAACCCGCCTGAAGAAGGGCGACCGCGTAGTTGTACCATTCCCGATAGCTTGTGGACATTGCTTTTTCTGCACACATGGCTCATCACCGGCTTGCGAGAATTCTAATTACAAACACTACGGCCCTGATGGCGATATAGCTGACAAAAAAGGAGCTGCCCTGTTTGGATACACCGATTTGTATGGAGGTTATTCGGGCGGCCAGGCAGAATACGTACGGGTACCTTACGCCGATATCAGCCCACGCATTGTACCGGATAACATGACGGATGAGCAGGTGCTTTTTCTTACGGATATCTTCCCTACCGGCTGGTCGGCCATTGATTGGGCGCAACTAAAAGGCGGCGAGGTTGTGGCTATTTTCGGCTCCGGTCCTGTTGGGCTGATGGCTCAAAAGGCAGCATGGATCAACGGTGCCAGCCGCGTTATTGCTATTGATCCGTTAAATTATCGACTGGAGAAGGCCAAGGCAGTTAACAAAGTGGAAACCCTGAACCCGAATGAAGTGGACGTGGTAGAGGCCATCCGTAGTATGACCGGAGGACGCGGCGCCGACGTTTGTGTAGACGCAGTAGGCTTCGAGCCTGAACGCGACTTACTGGATAAAGCCAAAGCGATGATCAATTTTGAGGTTGGCAGTATGAAGGTACTTGATATGGCTTTCAAAGCCGTACGCCGTATGGGCACCGTATCTATCATGGGTGTTTACGGATCTACCTATGATAACTTCCCGTTGCACCGCCTGTTTGACAAGGGTATTACGTTGAAGATGGGCCAGGCCCCGGTACTAAATTACATCGATCACCTGATTGATTTAGTGAAGGAAGAAAAAGTAGTTCTGAACGATATCATCAGCCATACTTTACCGCTGAGTGAAGTGACCCGCGGATACGAAATCTTCGATAAAAAAGAAGACGATTGTGTAAAGGTTGTACTTAAACCATTTGCCTGA
- a CDS encoding SDR family oxidoreductase, translated as MKTPAKQNKQPGIEAMMDPAPQYIKPAYQGSGKLGGKVALVTGGDSGIGRAVSIHFAREGADVAIVYYDEDVDARATQKLVEAEGRRCLLLKGDVKKSAFCKKAVKQTVDKLGKLNILVNNAGMQVPQKDAQAIDEQQLDDTFRTNIFAYFHFANAALNYMSAGDCIINTTSVTAYRSSPNLIDYSSTKGAITSFTRSLATNLTEKQIRVNAVAPGPVWTPLIVATFDEEKIKSFGSETAMKRAGQPSELGPAYVFLASDDASFITGQVIHVNGGEVVNG; from the coding sequence ATGAAAACACCGGCCAAGCAAAACAAACAACCTGGCATAGAAGCCATGATGGACCCTGCGCCGCAATATATCAAGCCTGCCTACCAGGGCTCAGGTAAGTTAGGGGGTAAAGTTGCTTTGGTTACGGGTGGCGATAGCGGCATTGGCCGGGCGGTAAGCATTCATTTTGCCCGTGAGGGCGCTGATGTTGCCATTGTTTATTATGACGAGGATGTTGATGCGAGGGCCACCCAAAAGCTGGTTGAAGCCGAAGGTAGGAGATGTTTACTGCTTAAGGGCGACGTGAAAAAGAGCGCGTTTTGCAAAAAGGCAGTGAAGCAAACCGTGGACAAACTGGGCAAGCTTAACATTTTGGTGAATAACGCCGGGATGCAGGTACCGCAGAAAGATGCACAAGCTATAGATGAGCAACAATTGGATGATACCTTCCGCACCAATATTTTTGCCTATTTCCATTTCGCCAACGCGGCGCTGAACTATATGAGTGCAGGCGATTGTATCATCAATACCACTTCGGTTACTGCCTATCGCTCCTCTCCCAACCTGATCGATTATTCCTCAACCAAAGGTGCTATCACATCTTTTACCCGCTCGCTGGCCACTAACCTGACCGAAAAACAAATCAGGGTGAATGCCGTGGCACCGGGTCCGGTATGGACGCCATTAATTGTGGCTACTTTTGATGAGGAAAAAATTAAAAGCTTTGGGAGTGAAACAGCTATGAAGCGCGCCGGTCAGCCTTCAGAATTAGGCCCGGCCTACGTATTCCTGGCTTCAGACGATGCTTCATTCATCACCGGGCAAGTCATTCATGTTAACGGCGGTGAGGTAGTTAATGGTTAA
- a CDS encoding DUF6496 domain-containing protein, translating into MTKYSAKAQGKVHEALHEEKEGTLKSGSGKKVTSKKQAIAIGLSEARKAGAKVPKKKET; encoded by the coding sequence ATGACTAAATATTCAGCAAAAGCACAGGGCAAGGTTCACGAGGCTTTACACGAAGAAAAGGAAGGCACGCTTAAAAGCGGTAGCGGTAAAAAAGTAACCTCGAAAAAACAGGCCATAGCTATCGGCCTCTCTGAAGCCAGGAAAGCTGGCGCTAAAGTTCCTAAAAAGAAAGAAACATAG
- a CDS encoding DUF808 domain-containing protein, which produces MASGFFAILDDIASLMDDVAVTTKVAASKTAGILGDDLAVNAEKATGFVSSRELPVLWAITKGSLVNKLIIVPIALALNLFFPIAVKLALVLGGFYLAYEGVEKIIEYLFHRSDGAHQEDKEHANNDSAAEKAKVKSAITTDFILSIEIVIIALGTVAEEGIVTQAITVSIVAFLATVGVYGIVALIVRMDDAGYQLISRSNNKGIFSSLGILLVKSLPVIIKILSIVGTVALILVSGGIFVHNIEYLHHLLPNIPSFIKELSIGLLAGLIVVGAVTGGKKLISLFKN; this is translated from the coding sequence ATGGCATCAGGTTTTTTTGCAATTTTGGATGATATAGCGAGCCTGATGGACGATGTAGCCGTAACTACCAAGGTAGCGGCAAGTAAAACTGCTGGTATATTAGGGGATGACCTGGCGGTAAATGCTGAGAAAGCTACTGGCTTTGTATCATCGCGCGAACTACCGGTACTGTGGGCCATTACCAAAGGCTCGTTAGTTAATAAACTGATTATCGTTCCCATTGCTTTAGCATTAAACTTGTTTTTCCCGATAGCTGTAAAATTGGCCTTGGTTTTAGGCGGCTTTTACCTGGCTTATGAGGGTGTTGAAAAAATAATAGAGTATCTTTTTCACCGTTCGGATGGTGCTCACCAAGAAGACAAGGAACATGCCAACAATGATAGTGCTGCCGAAAAAGCAAAAGTTAAATCAGCTATAACCACCGACTTCATTCTATCTATTGAGATCGTTATTATAGCGCTGGGTACAGTTGCCGAAGAGGGTATAGTTACACAGGCAATAACGGTTTCCATTGTGGCCTTTCTGGCAACCGTAGGCGTATATGGCATAGTTGCGCTTATTGTAAGAATGGACGACGCGGGTTATCAATTGATTAGCCGCTCAAATAACAAAGGCATTTTTTCGTCGTTGGGTATCTTACTCGTAAAATCTTTACCGGTTATCATCAAAATACTGAGCATTGTTGGTACAGTTGCTTTGATTTTAGTTTCGGGTGGCATATTTGTTCACAATATTGAGTATTTGCATCATTTATTGCCAAACATTCCATCCTTCATTAAAGAACTTTCCATTGGATTGCTTGCCGGATTAATTGTGGTTGGAGCGGTAACAGGTGGAAAAAAATTAATATCTCTATTTAAAAATTAG
- a CDS encoding response regulator transcription factor: protein MSNSKQKILIVDDEPDILELIEYNLKKEGYQVFVANNGQEAVAEAKRSLPDLIILDIMMPKMDGIEACRIMRTMPEFKNTFMVFLTARSEEYSEIAGFNVGADDYIAKPIKPRALVSRINAILRRNSPSEELSDNKLEIGDLVIDREAYLVFQGGNKVVLAKKEFELLYLLASKPGKVYTREIILKNIWEDSVVVTNRTIDVHIRKLREKLGETYVSTVKGVGYKFELH from the coding sequence ATGAGCAATTCAAAACAAAAGATTCTGATCGTTGATGATGAACCGGATATTTTGGAGTTGATTGAGTATAACTTAAAGAAAGAAGGTTATCAGGTTTTTGTTGCTAATAACGGCCAGGAAGCCGTTGCCGAGGCCAAAAGATCATTACCAGACCTGATTATACTTGACATTATGATGCCTAAAATGGATGGGATTGAAGCCTGCCGTATTATGCGCACCATGCCCGAATTTAAAAATACCTTTATGGTTTTTTTAACCGCCCGCAGTGAAGAGTACTCGGAAATTGCAGGTTTTAACGTTGGCGCCGACGATTATATAGCTAAACCCATTAAGCCACGCGCCCTGGTTAGCCGTATTAACGCAATATTAAGGCGCAACTCACCATCAGAAGAATTATCGGACAATAAACTTGAAATTGGCGATTTAGTGATTGACCGCGAAGCCTACCTGGTTTTTCAGGGTGGTAACAAAGTTGTTTTGGCCAAAAAGGAGTTTGAGCTGCTTTATTTGCTGGCATCAAAACCAGGTAAAGTTTATACCCGCGAAATTATCCTGAAAAACATCTGGGAAGATTCTGTAGTGGTAACCAACCGTACCATTGATGTACACATCCGTAAACTACGCGAAAAATTAGGCGAAACCTATGTTTCAACTGTTAAAGGCGTGGGTTACAAGTTTGAGTTACATTAA
- a CDS encoding TlpA disulfide reductase family protein — protein MKLKVVPVILSFCAAALVSCKDKNAFVLNGEITNPKDIKKVYLLQSNGNQLEVVDSAALSDRAQFSFKRPAPTPSLYKLRIGGVLYDLIAQNGDEINFKTNIQDTTNAYEITGSLESDKIKAFNKISNHYSSINDKIIADYNYQTQTLNKPAAPLFAVAMERLRKNQKALSLETVKFMNDNLSSIAAFYASNSLALADNEKELIAYADQIKNQFTDNPLVTDFKKHMAELVPTSVGHKAPDFTILDTDNKPVKLSDYRGKYLMIDFWASWCGPCRQENPNVVRLYNQFKDKGLNILGISLDEKKTDWLKAIADDKLTWRQATEFKNFESPVVRMYHIEAIPSNFMIDPQGNIIAKNITGTELEDFLNKTFSKSQ, from the coding sequence ATGAAATTAAAAGTAGTTCCCGTTATTTTAAGTTTTTGTGCTGCGGCTTTAGTATCCTGTAAAGACAAAAATGCCTTTGTGTTAAACGGCGAGATCACCAATCCTAAAGATATTAAAAAGGTGTATTTGTTGCAGAGCAACGGCAACCAGCTTGAAGTTGTTGATTCGGCTGCGCTGAGTGATCGCGCTCAGTTTTCGTTTAAAAGGCCGGCACCTACGCCAAGCCTTTATAAATTAAGGATTGGCGGGGTACTGTACGATTTGATTGCCCAGAATGGAGATGAGATTAACTTTAAAACCAATATCCAGGATACCACCAATGCATACGAAATAACAGGATCGTTGGAGTCGGACAAGATCAAGGCCTTTAATAAAATCAGCAACCATTACAGCAGCATCAATGATAAAATTATAGCCGATTATAATTACCAAACTCAAACCTTAAATAAACCCGCCGCGCCACTGTTTGCGGTTGCGATGGAGCGCTTAAGAAAAAATCAAAAGGCACTTTCGCTCGAGACGGTAAAATTTATGAACGATAACCTGTCATCGATAGCTGCCTTTTACGCATCAAACAGTTTGGCATTGGCAGACAATGAAAAAGAGCTTATCGCTTATGCCGACCAGATCAAAAATCAATTTACCGACAATCCGCTGGTAACCGATTTTAAGAAACACATGGCAGAATTGGTGCCTACTTCCGTTGGCCACAAAGCCCCCGATTTTACGATACTGGATACAGATAATAAGCCTGTTAAGCTATCCGATTATCGCGGAAAATATTTGATGATTGATTTTTGGGCTTCATGGTGCGGCCCCTGCAGGCAGGAAAATCCTAATGTTGTTAGGTTGTATAATCAATTTAAAGACAAAGGACTTAACATACTTGGCATATCGCTCGACGAAAAAAAGACGGATTGGCTGAAAGCTATAGCCGATGATAAATTAACCTGGAGACAGGCTACCGAATTTAAAAATTTTGAGAGCCCGGTGGTTAGAATGTATCATATTGAGGCTATTCCATCTAATTTTATGATTGATCCTCAGGGAAATATCATCGCCAAAAATATTACCGGTACCGAACTTGAAGATTTTTTAAACAAAACGTTCAGTAAATCTCAATAG
- the gatB gene encoding Asp-tRNA(Asn)/Glu-tRNA(Gln) amidotransferase subunit GatB, which yields MTNTTVANTEKYELVVGLEVHAQLSTASKIFSSDSSAFGGKPNTHVSPVSLGHPGTLPRVNKKAIEYAVKLGLAVDSRINLNNHFARKNYFYADLPKGYQISQDTEPICIGGSIEVHLKSGETKNIAIHHIHMEEDAGKSMHDQHGTDSLIDLNRAGVPLLEIVSEPDIRSAEEAHHYLTEIRKLVRYLDICDGNMEEGSLRCDANISVRLKGAEKLGNRCEVKNLNSIRNVQRAIEHEFQRQVAVIEAGGHIDQNTLNFDDNTGETSVLRSKEMANDYRYFPDPDLPPVILTEDDVQKVRAMMPELPKALYHKYINQLGLSVYDASVITADKDLVHYFEALTGLTDHYKTAANWMMGPVKSYLNEQNISINDLTLKPAQLADVIALVDSNKVSNSVAVHKIFPVLIKNPDKTAHQVAEELNLLISEDSSDVAGFIKQTLAKHPDKVKEYHKGKKGVLGLFMGDIMKLSKGKIDPKKTNQLLIEVLESSK from the coding sequence ATGACAAATACAACTGTTGCAAACACCGAAAAGTATGAGTTAGTAGTAGGCCTGGAAGTACACGCGCAGCTCTCAACAGCAAGCAAAATATTTTCGTCCGATTCGTCAGCTTTCGGTGGTAAGCCCAATACCCATGTAAGTCCGGTTTCATTAGGCCACCCGGGCACATTACCCCGCGTTAATAAAAAAGCTATTGAATATGCCGTTAAATTAGGGTTGGCTGTTGATAGCCGCATCAACCTGAATAACCATTTTGCGAGGAAAAACTATTTCTACGCTGATTTGCCTAAAGGCTACCAGATTAGCCAGGACACCGAACCCATTTGCATTGGTGGCAGTATAGAAGTGCACTTAAAAAGCGGCGAAACCAAAAATATTGCTATCCACCATATTCACATGGAAGAGGACGCGGGTAAAAGCATGCACGACCAGCATGGCACCGACTCGCTGATCGACCTGAACAGGGCAGGGGTGCCTTTATTGGAGATCGTATCCGAACCTGACATCCGTAGTGCCGAAGAAGCGCACCATTACTTAACCGAGATCCGCAAACTGGTACGCTACCTTGATATTTGCGATGGAAACATGGAAGAAGGCAGTCTGCGTTGCGATGCCAATATCTCGGTACGTTTAAAAGGCGCCGAAAAATTAGGTAACCGCTGCGAGGTGAAAAACCTTAACTCTATCCGCAATGTACAGCGGGCCATTGAGCACGAGTTTCAGCGCCAGGTAGCCGTGATTGAAGCCGGAGGGCATATCGACCAGAATACGCTGAACTTTGATGATAATACAGGTGAAACATCGGTACTCAGATCGAAAGAAATGGCTAACGACTATCGCTACTTCCCCGATCCAGACCTGCCGCCAGTTATTTTAACCGAAGACGATGTTCAAAAGGTACGCGCCATGATGCCCGAATTGCCTAAAGCGCTTTATCATAAATATATTAACCAGTTGGGCCTTTCGGTTTACGATGCATCCGTTATTACTGCCGATAAGGATCTTGTTCATTATTTTGAAGCCTTAACCGGCCTTACCGATCATTATAAAACTGCGGCTAATTGGATGATGGGCCCGGTGAAATCATATCTGAATGAGCAAAACATCAGCATTAACGATTTAACTTTAAAACCCGCACAACTGGCAGACGTGATTGCTTTGGTGGATAGCAACAAGGTTAGTAACTCGGTTGCGGTACACAAAATATTCCCGGTGTTAATTAAAAACCCCGATAAAACCGCCCACCAGGTAGCCGAAGAGTTGAATTTATTGATCAGCGAAGATTCTTCGGACGTAGCCGGTTTCATCAAACAAACACTGGCCAAGCATCCTGATAAAGTTAAAGAATACCATAAAGGCAAAAAGGGAGTTTTAGGTTTATTTATGGGCGATATCATGAAGTTATCCAAAGGGAAGATAGACCCCAAAAAAACCAATCAATTATTAATAGAAGTATTGGAATCATCAAAATGA
- the alaS gene encoding alanine--tRNA ligase, producing MTAQEIRQAFLDFFASKGHTIVPSAPIVVKNDPTLMFTNAGMNQFKSIFLGEEPVKFPRVADTQRCLRVSGKHNDLEEVGIDSYHHTMFEMLGNWSFGDYFKKEAIAWSWELLTEIYKLDKSRLYVTYFEGDEKEGLAADTETLELWREFVADDHILPGNKKDNFWEMGETGPCGPCSEIHYDGRTDAERAQIDGATLVNGVDDSVMEIWNDVFMQFNRLKDGSLQPLPAKHVDTGMGFERLVRIMQGKTSNYDTDVFQPLIQFIAEKSGIVYGPHPALSKGEGSDLQASEAHALKVLSFGEDLVEAKTDVAMRVMADHIRAISFAIADGQLPSNNKAGYVIRRILRRAVRYSYQYLNFKEPFLNQLVPILAQQFVGVFTELVNQKDFVQKVVLEEEVAFLRTLDRGINKFEEFIQKEAQEIELIKNLANDSSSSLPTAFKDSKTTIIRGNFAFELSDTYGFPLDLTELMAREIGWTVDVEGYETALAQQKSRSRAATAIDTGDWILLKEDDTVEFVGYTETETIAHVVKYRKVKAKGKEQYQIVLDKTPFYAESGGQVGDTGELIFPDGEIVPVTDTKKENGLIVHFVDQLPEDIDDALTAMVDVDKRKATNNNHSATHLLHAALKEVLGSHVNQKGSLVNNEYLRFDFSHFSKVTDEEIARIEAIVNERIRENILVDIQELPKEEAIAMGANALFGEKYGDTVRVVTMDMKFSIELCGGTHVQSTGQIGFFKIIAESAVAAGVRRIEAITGVAVEQYFNEQGKLIQQLKELLKNPKNVAKSVEGLLDENSRLKKELEKSVYEKAAGLKQVLAAKAEAINGINFIAQQVDLPNADAIKNLAYSLKDIVPNLFLVLTAQIDGKPNITVMIEESLVKEKGLNAGNIIRELAKEVQGGGGGQPFYATAGGKDVSGLPRVLDKARSFIPA from the coding sequence ATGACTGCTCAGGAAATACGCCAGGCTTTTTTAGATTTTTTTGCTTCCAAAGGACATACCATCGTGCCATCGGCACCTATTGTGGTTAAAAACGACCCTACGCTCATGTTTACCAACGCGGGTATGAATCAGTTTAAATCTATCTTTTTAGGAGAAGAACCGGTAAAATTTCCACGCGTAGCGGATACGCAGCGCTGCCTGAGGGTATCGGGCAAGCATAACGATTTAGAAGAAGTTGGAATAGACAGCTACCACCATACCATGTTCGAGATGCTCGGCAACTGGAGCTTTGGCGATTACTTTAAAAAGGAAGCCATTGCCTGGAGCTGGGAATTACTCACCGAAATTTATAAATTAGATAAAAGCCGCCTATATGTTACCTATTTTGAAGGTGACGAAAAAGAAGGCTTAGCAGCCGATACCGAAACCCTGGAGTTATGGCGCGAATTTGTTGCCGACGACCATATACTACCCGGCAATAAAAAGGATAACTTTTGGGAAATGGGCGAAACCGGCCCCTGCGGCCCTTGCTCTGAAATACACTACGATGGGCGTACCGATGCTGAACGTGCTCAAATTGACGGCGCTACCTTGGTAAACGGCGTTGACGACAGCGTAATGGAAATTTGGAATGACGTATTTATGCAGTTTAACCGGCTGAAAGACGGTAGTCTACAACCGTTACCAGCCAAGCATGTGGATACAGGCATGGGCTTTGAGCGTTTGGTGCGTATAATGCAAGGCAAAACATCTAATTATGATACGGATGTTTTCCAACCGCTGATCCAGTTTATTGCGGAGAAGAGTGGTATTGTTTATGGGCCTCACCCTGCCCTCTCCAAAGGAGAGGGTTCTGATTTACAGGCTTCAGAAGCGCACGCTTTAAAAGTCCTCTCCTTTGGAGAGGATTTAGTTGAGGCTAAGACTGATGTTGCCATGCGTGTGATGGCTGATCATATCCGGGCTATTAGTTTCGCTATTGCGGATGGGCAGTTGCCTTCGAACAATAAAGCTGGTTATGTGATCCGCAGGATTTTGCGTCGTGCGGTACGATACTCTTATCAATACCTTAATTTTAAAGAGCCGTTTTTAAATCAATTGGTTCCCATTTTGGCTCAACAGTTTGTAGGGGTATTTACTGAGTTGGTTAATCAGAAAGATTTTGTGCAGAAAGTTGTTCTTGAGGAAGAGGTTGCATTTTTGAGGACGCTTGATCGTGGGATAAATAAATTCGAAGAATTTATACAAAAGGAGGCACAGGAAATTGAACTGATTAAAAACCTGGCCAATGATTCATCGTCGAGTCTTCCTACTGCTTTTAAAGATTCGAAGACAACTATCATTCGTGGAAATTTTGCTTTTGAATTATCTGATACTTACGGATTTCCTTTGGATTTAACAGAACTTATGGCACGAGAAATTGGTTGGACTGTTGATGTTGAAGGCTACGAAACCGCCCTTGCCCAACAAAAATCTCGCTCCCGCGCTGCCACAGCCATTGATACCGGCGACTGGATCCTACTAAAAGAAGATGACACAGTCGAATTTGTAGGCTATACTGAAACCGAAACCATAGCCCACGTAGTAAAATACCGCAAGGTAAAAGCCAAGGGTAAGGAGCAATACCAGATCGTTTTAGATAAAACACCTTTTTATGCCGAAAGCGGCGGACAGGTGGGCGATACCGGTGAATTGATTTTTCCGGACGGGGAGATCGTCCCGGTAACAGATACCAAAAAAGAGAACGGGCTGATTGTACATTTTGTAGATCAACTGCCCGAGGATATTGACGATGCTTTAACAGCCATGGTCGACGTAGATAAGCGTAAGGCAACCAACAATAACCACTCGGCAACGCACTTGCTGCATGCCGCCTTGAAGGAGGTATTAGGCAGCCACGTTAACCAGAAAGGTTCGTTGGTAAATAATGAATACCTGCGTTTTGACTTTTCGCACTTCAGCAAGGTGACCGACGAAGAAATAGCCCGCATTGAAGCCATTGTGAACGAAAGGATCAGGGAGAACATATTGGTTGATATACAAGAGTTACCTAAGGAAGAAGCCATAGCCATGGGCGCCAATGCCTTATTTGGCGAAAAATATGGCGATACCGTGCGGGTGGTTACCATGGACATGAAGTTTAGCATCGAGCTTTGCGGCGGTACACACGTACAATCCACCGGTCAGATCGGTTTCTTTAAAATTATTGCCGAGAGCGCGGTAGCCGCCGGTGTCCGCCGGATCGAGGCCATTACCGGTGTTGCGGTTGAGCAATATTTTAATGAGCAGGGCAAACTGATACAACAACTTAAAGAACTACTTAAAAACCCAAAAAACGTAGCCAAAAGTGTTGAAGGCTTACTTGACGAAAATAGCAGGCTGAAAAAAGAACTGGAAAAATCCGTTTATGAAAAGGCCGCAGGTTTAAAACAGGTGTTGGCTGCGAAAGCAGAAGCCATTAACGGCATTAACTTTATAGCCCAACAAGTTGATTTGCCCAATGCCGATGCCATCAAAAACCTGGCCTACAGCCTGAAAGATATTGTGCCTAATTTGTTCCTGGTGTTAACTGCCCAAATTGACGGAAAGCCTAACATCACCGTAATGATTGAAGAGAGCCTGGTGAAAGAAAAAGGCCTGAATGCAGGCAATATTATCCGTGAGCTGGCTAAAGAGGTTCAGGGCGGTGGCGGCGGTCAGCCGTTTTATGCTACCGCAGGTGGCAAGGATGTTAGTGGCTTGCCAAGGGTATTGGATAAAGCAAGAAGTTTTATCCCTGCTTGA
- a CDS encoding MerR family transcriptional regulator, with translation MPYKERDISKLYYTMGEVSAMFDVNQSLLRFYEKEFDILQPKKNKKGNRYFTPEDIENLKIIFNLIRDKGYTLQGAKDYLKENLGDTKDNQSIINSLETLKQFLLEVRDQM, from the coding sequence ATGCCTTACAAAGAACGCGATATCAGCAAGCTATACTATACCATGGGCGAAGTTTCAGCCATGTTTGATGTCAATCAATCGCTCCTGCGCTTTTACGAGAAGGAATTTGATATTCTTCAACCCAAAAAAAACAAAAAAGGCAACCGGTATTTTACCCCCGAGGATATTGAGAACCTGAAGATTATTTTCAACCTGATCCGCGATAAAGGTTATACCCTGCAAGGCGCTAAAGATTACCTGAAAGAAAACCTGGGCGACACCAAAGACAACCAAAGCATCATCAATTCGCTGGAAACCCTGAAACAGTTTTTACTGGAAGTCAGGGATCAGATGTAG